In the Heterodontus francisci isolate sHetFra1 unplaced genomic scaffold, sHetFra1.hap1 HAP1_SCAFFOLD_62_2, whole genome shotgun sequence genome, gcacactgctgccactgtgcgatgcACTGTGGCTATTTTAAGTGATATGTTCTACTGCCATTTTAACTGATATGTACTGCGGCTATTTCAAGTAGCAAGCACTGTGGCCATTGTAATGATATGCACTGAGGCCATTTTAACTGACATGTTGTACGCCCATTTTAAGCGATATGTACCTTGGCTATTTTATGTAACAGGCTCTGCGGCCATTTTAATGATATGCACAATGGCCTGTTTGAAATGAGAGCAATCCACGGCGATCATTTTCTGCGTTTTCTGTCAACGACAGCAAATGTATGAGATGTAACTGTGTATAAATAGGTATAAGGTCTCATAAAGGATTATAAACTGTTACTTAAGGATTATGGATGATTGGAAAGTTTTATGAAATATTATAAAGGTTACAAAGGATTAAGATGGGCTATGAGTGGTCAGGTATTATAAAGGTTATAAATGGGTGGGATGACGGGCTCCACCTCCGTTCTGTCTCCGTAGCGACAGGGCCCGATCTCCCTCAGTCTCCATCGAGAATTCCCCAACCCCACTCTGTTACCGTAGCGACATGCCCTCACCCGATAGCGACAGGCCATGCCCCGCTCTGTGACTATAGTGACAGGCCCGTCTCCCAATAAATGTAACGCCAGACCCGCCCCCGCTGTGTCACCATATTGACAGGCCTCGCCCCGCTGTGTCCCACAGTGAcaggccccacccccgctttgtgtCCATTGTGATTTGCGTCGCCTCCGCTCTGTCACGATAGCGACAGGCCCTTCCCCAGGGTGCTGGAAATCATCAGAGATTCGGTCCCTCtcatcattgaatgaatttaataattggagtaaagggatatttcagcacatacttcaactcctctctgaactgtgtctgtgtcacggcataaatcgcagtgtttgtgcaacaactcaggagctgcagcatgaagcctaaTTCTTTTACAAAAGTATGTAAAAATACAGACTCATAATCCATCCAATACATCCGGaaccatatcgaatacaccatgaacactgcccataacaggatgaaattccccgagataactaacagtaaaataatggatttcttTCGACTCTCCATCGCTGGGTCCCTGCGACTCTGCCCACTACTGTGAGTCCTgagtcttctgcgtcctctgctgctcactaaaatgtgtctgacggtgagagcgttgagcagcagaatcaccacaaatgggacaccGGGTGTTAGAATGTTGTTGAGGAATtcgattattccccagacccgagaaCTCATAACATATTTTggtacaaaacaaaaccagggttggttccaCAGCCAATATTCATCTGTtagcataaaataccagaagatgttttttaaacagctcagcacagtcactgttcccagaaccacagccgccgttttatcggtacaatatttacttttcagattctggcaacaaatggccacaaatcgatcaaaggtgaaagtgacggtgaaccagacagaacagtctgtcgctgcataaagcaggactgcgtggatattacacacgtggATGTCATACAGGAATTTAAACTGTTCATCAAAAGCAATGGGAATCTGCcttaatatcaggtccaggataatgaccagtagatctgccactgccatggccaccaggtaacgagtgacacatttggagagaccacactttccccgagacaggatcccaatggttagcaagttaactgtgaggaagagaaacacacagggaaattatacatcaggctgggaacaaagttaccagtttgattgaggacttattgagatttataaacgTGTTCCTGTATCagtgatgtattgaaatgattggacctgaaagaacaaacgGAAAAtgctgtgatatggtggaaggcaggagaaattcaGTAACAATAGATTTATTCTGAAATTGTTACattcaatgttgatcataatcctcccactccctcctttccctgtctcGTCAAAAAACTGTTC is a window encoding:
- the LOC137362130 gene encoding probable G-protein coupled receptor 139, with the protein product MCYPIVSVRASASAPTGSSGSRERESVVQNLRTIDWNVTTMDQNLRTLDWKVTTMGKSLSWSHYMLHTYGSHVLTLGIYHILLIMQCIYYPILAVVDVPVNLLTIGILSRGKCGLSKCVTRYLVAMAVADLLVIILDLILRQIPIAFDEQFKFLYDIHVCNIHAVLLYAATDCSVWFTVTFTFDRFVAICCQNLKSKYCTDKTAAVVLGTVTVLSCLKNIFWYFMLTDEYWLWNQPWFCFVPKYVMSSRVWGIIEFLNNILTPGVPFVVILLLNALTVRHILVSSRGRRRLRTHSSGQSRRDPAMESRKKSIILLLVISGNFILLWAVFMVYSIWFRMYWMDYESVFLHTFVKELGFMLQLLSCCTNTAIYAVTQTQFREELKYVLKYPFTPIIKFIQ